A region of Nerophis lumbriciformis linkage group LG26, RoL_Nlum_v2.1, whole genome shotgun sequence DNA encodes the following proteins:
- the LOC133623988 gene encoding uncharacterized protein isoform X2 → MEQEEPQRSLVKKGKKDPLTPHFKEEEEEHSISQEGEHLEGLEEVDVTKMPVTGVPVKSEGDDEHLLPEQQKWSFRMATEDPQPSHIKEEAAELQTLHIKKEEEYPLTPHIKEEEEEHSISQEGEHLEFPVIGVIVKSEDDEVKGESEEKREAEPPSSSSTQHMITEADGDHCGGSQADKLLAPLSDSEDTTSHSPDTDDEDSKDDKTRLTCSYCDKTFKYPSLLKEHIRTHTGEKYFSCTECGKRFARKNVLNIHKRTHTGEKPFSCSICGKTFVQKQCLKIHMRKHSGENPFSCSICGKGFTTSSNFKVHMRIHTGEKPFSCSICGKAFVQKDCLNIHMRKHSGEKPFSCSTCGKSFTRSSSLKVHMGIHTGEKPFSCSICGKGFAHGKHMKVHMRIHTGEKPFTCSICGKGFAKSSNFIVHMRIHTREKPFMCSICGKRFSQSPHVKIHMRTHTGEKPYSCSSCNKGFCERSKLVAHMNTHTAEKVLSCSVCGERFSSKNQCKKHKCAGENSSSK, encoded by the coding sequence atggaGCAGGAGGAGCCACAGCGCTCCCTCGTTAAAAAGGGAAAGAAGGACCCACTCACCCctcattttaaagaggaagaggaggaacacagcatcagtcaagagggagagcatcttgaaggactggaggaggttgatgtcaccaagatgccagtgactggtgtccctgtgaagagtgaaggtgatgatgaacatcttctccctgagcagcagaagtggagcttcaggatggCGACGGAGGACCcacagccctcccacattaaGGAGGAAGCTGCGGAGCTGCAGACCCTGCACATCAAAAAGGAAGAGGAGTACCCActgacccctcacattaaagaagaggaggaggaacacagcatcagtcaggagggagagcatcttgagttcccagtgattggtgtcattgtgaagagtgaagatgatgaggtcaaaggtgagagtgaggagaagagagaggcggagcctccaagcagcagctcaactcaacacatgataacagaagctgatggagaccactgtggaggatcacaagcagacaagctcttagctccactatcagatagtgaggacacaacgtcacactctcctgacactgatgatgaagactctaaagatgataagacgcGCCTGACGTGTTCTTactgtgacaaaacctttaaatACCCAAGTCTTCTGAAAgaacacataagaacacacactggagaaaaatatttttcctGCACAGAATGTGGTAAGAGATTTGCACGAAAAAATGTGTTGAACATACACAAgagaacacacaccggagaaaaacctttttcctgttcaatatGCGGTAAAACCTTTGTACAAAAGCAATGTTTAAAAATACACATGCGAAAACACAGCGGGGAAAAccccttttcctgttcaatctgtggtaaaggttttacaacaAGTTCAAATtttaaagtacacatgagaatacataccGGAGAAAAACCATTTTCCTGTTCAATATGTGGTAAAGCTTTTGTACAAAAGGATTGTTTAAATATACACATGAGGAAACACAGTGGGGAAAAGCCTTTTTCTTGTTCAACCTGTGGCAAAAGTTTCACAAGAAGTTCAAGTCTGAAAGTACATATGGGAATCcatactggagaaaaacctttttcctgttcaatttgtggtaaaggttttgcacaTGGTAAACatatgaaagtacacatgagaatacacacgggagaaaaaccttttacctgttcaatctgcggtaaaggttttgcaaaaagtagcaattttattgtacacatgagaatacacaccagAGAAAAACCTTTTATGTGTTCAATTTGTGGTAAAAGGTTTTCACAAAGTCCACAtgtgaaaatacacatgagaacacacactggtgaaaaaccatacTCCTGTTCGAGCTGCAACAAAGGGTTTTGTGAACGATCAAAGCTTGTAGCACACATGAATACACACACAgcagagaaagtgttgagttgcagtgtgtgtggtgaaagattctcttctaagaaccagtgtaagaaacacaagtgtgctggtgagaacagcagcagcaaatga
- the LOC133623988 gene encoding uncharacterized protein isoform X1 has protein sequence MVCVSCKHLQQEWSFRMEQEEPQRSLVKKGKKDPLTPHFKEEEEEHSISQEGEHLEGLEEVDVTKMPVTGVPVKSEGDDEHLLPEQQKWSFRMATEDPQPSHIKEEAAELQTLHIKKEEEYPLTPHIKEEEEEHSISQEGEHLEFPVIGVIVKSEDDEVKGESEEKREAEPPSSSSTQHMITEADGDHCGGSQADKLLAPLSDSEDTTSHSPDTDDEDSKDDKTRLTCSYCDKTFKYPSLLKEHIRTHTGEKYFSCTECGKRFARKNVLNIHKRTHTGEKPFSCSICGKTFVQKQCLKIHMRKHSGENPFSCSICGKGFTTSSNFKVHMRIHTGEKPFSCSICGKAFVQKDCLNIHMRKHSGEKPFSCSTCGKSFTRSSSLKVHMGIHTGEKPFSCSICGKGFAHGKHMKVHMRIHTGEKPFTCSICGKGFAKSSNFIVHMRIHTREKPFMCSICGKRFSQSPHVKIHMRTHTGEKPYSCSSCNKGFCERSKLVAHMNTHTAEKVLSCSVCGERFSSKNQCKKHKCAGENSSSK, from the exons ATGGTTTGTG TGTCCTGCAAACATCTGCAACAGGagtggagcttcaggatggaGCAGGAGGAGCCACAGCGCTCCCTCGTTAAAAAGGGAAAGAAGGACCCACTCACCCctcattttaaagaggaagaggaggaacacagcatcagtcaagagggagagcatcttgaaggactggaggaggttgatgtcaccaagatgccagtgactggtgtccctgtgaagagtgaaggtgatgatgaacatcttctccctgagcagcagaagtggagcttcaggatggCGACGGAGGACCcacagccctcccacattaaGGAGGAAGCTGCGGAGCTGCAGACCCTGCACATCAAAAAGGAAGAGGAGTACCCActgacccctcacattaaagaagaggaggaggaacacagcatcagtcaggagggagagcatcttgagttcccagtgattggtgtcattgtgaagagtgaagatgatgaggtcaaaggtgagagtgaggagaagagagaggcggagcctccaagcagcagctcaactcaacacatgataacagaagctgatggagaccactgtggaggatcacaagcagacaagctcttagctccactatcagatagtgaggacacaacgtcacactctcctgacactgatgatgaagactctaaagatgataagacgcGCCTGACGTGTTCTTactgtgacaaaacctttaaatACCCAAGTCTTCTGAAAgaacacataagaacacacactggagaaaaatatttttcctGCACAGAATGTGGTAAGAGATTTGCACGAAAAAATGTGTTGAACATACACAAgagaacacacaccggagaaaaacctttttcctgttcaatatGCGGTAAAACCTTTGTACAAAAGCAATGTTTAAAAATACACATGCGAAAACACAGCGGGGAAAAccccttttcctgttcaatctgtggtaaaggttttacaacaAGTTCAAATtttaaagtacacatgagaatacataccGGAGAAAAACCATTTTCCTGTTCAATATGTGGTAAAGCTTTTGTACAAAAGGATTGTTTAAATATACACATGAGGAAACACAGTGGGGAAAAGCCTTTTTCTTGTTCAACCTGTGGCAAAAGTTTCACAAGAAGTTCAAGTCTGAAAGTACATATGGGAATCcatactggagaaaaacctttttcctgttcaatttgtggtaaaggttttgcacaTGGTAAACatatgaaagtacacatgagaatacacacgggagaaaaaccttttacctgttcaatctgcggtaaaggttttgcaaaaagtagcaattttattgtacacatgagaatacacaccagAGAAAAACCTTTTATGTGTTCAATTTGTGGTAAAAGGTTTTCACAAAGTCCACAtgtgaaaatacacatgagaacacacactggtgaaaaaccatacTCCTGTTCGAGCTGCAACAAAGGGTTTTGTGAACGATCAAAGCTTGTAGCACACATGAATACACACACAgcagagaaagtgttgagttgcagtgtgtgtggtgaaagattctcttctaagaaccagtgtaagaaacacaagtgtgctggtgagaacagcagcagcaaatga
- the LOC133623985 gene encoding uncharacterized protein yields MPVTGVPVKSEDDDEHLPEQQKWSFRMATEEPQPSHIKEEDAALQTRHIKKAEEYPLAPHIKEEEEEHSISQEGEHLEFPVIGVIVKSEDDEVKGESEEKRGAEPPSSSSTQHMTTEADGDHCGGSQADKLLAPLSDSDDISSHSPDTDEEDSKDDKTCHTDNTHFTCSHCDKTFSNRYRKVHMRTHTGEKPFSCSGCGKCFSRKNVLKKHMQIHTGEKPFSCSVCGRSFVLSQNLKVHMRTHTGEKPFSCSICGKSFTQSQCLKKHKRLHAGENDDEDSKDDKTCHTDNTPLGCSYCDKAFKYPSDLKVHMRTHTGEKPFSCPECGKGFATNQNVKVHMRTHTGENPFPCSICGKAFVQKSGLKIHMRKHSGENPFTCSICGKSFTRSSSLKLHMEIHTGEKHCYCSICGKGLAHNKQLKVHMRIHSGEKPFTCSICGKGFAKSSNFIIHMRIHTREKPFMCSICGKRFSQSPHLKIHMRTHTGEKPYSCTSCNKGFCVRSKLVAHMKTHTGEKVLSCSVCGERFSSKNQCKKHKCAGENSSSK; encoded by the coding sequence atgccagtgactggtgtccctgtgaagagtgaagatgatgatgaaCATCTTCCTGAGCAGCAgaagtggagcttcaggatggcgacggaggagccacagccctcccacattaaGGAGGAAGATGCGGCGCTACAGACCCGGCACATCAAAAAGGCAGAGGAGTACCCACTGGcccctcacattaaagaagaagaggaggaacacagcatcagtcaggagggagagcatCTTGAGTTCCCAGTGATTGGTGTCATTGTGaaaagtgaagatgatgaggtcaaaggtgagagtgaggagaagagaggggcggagcctccaagcagcagctcaactcaacacatgacaacagaagctgatggagaccactgtggaggatcacaagcagacaagctcttagctccactatcagatagtgacgacataagttcacactctcctgacactgatgaagaagactctaaagatgataagacatgtcacactgacaacacacacttcacgtgttctcactgtgacaaaacctttaGTAATCGCTAtcggaaagtacacatgagaacacacaccggggaaaaacctttttcttgctcaGGATGTGGGAAATGTTTTTCAAgaaaaaatgtgttgaaaaaacacatgcaaatacacactggagaaaaacctttttcctgctcggtATGTGGTAGAAGTTTTGTGTTAAGTCAAAATTTGaaagtgcacatgagaacacacactggagagaagccCTTTTCCTGCTCAATCTGTGGCAaaagttttacacaaagtcagtgTTTGAAAAAACACAAAAGATTACACGCTGGAGAaaatgatgatgaagactctaaagatgataagacatgtcacactgacaacacaccccTAGGATGTTCTTACTGTGACAAAGCTTTTAAATATCCTAGTGATCTAAAAGTacatatgagaacacacacaggagaaaaacctttttcctgtccagaatgtggtaaaggttttgcaaCTAATCAAAatgtgaaagtacacatgagaacgcacactggtGAAAACCCGTTTCCCTGTTCAATATGTGGTAAAGCTTTTGTACAAAAGAGTGGTttaaaaatacacatgagaaaACACAGCGGGGAAAACCCTTTtacttgttcaatctgtggtaaaagttttacAAGAAGTTCAAGTTTGAAATTACATATGGAAATCCATACTGGAGAAAAACATTGttactgttcaatctgtggtaaaggtttagcACATAATAAAcaattgaaagtacacatgagaatacactccggcgaaaaaccttttacctgttcaatctgtggtaaaggttttgcaaaaagtagcaattttataatacacatgagaatacacaccagAGAGAAACCTTTTATGTGTTCAATTTGTGGTAAAAGGTTTTCACAAAGTCcacatttgaaaatacacatgagaacgcacactggtgaaaaaccatatTCCTGTACAAGCTGCAACAAAGGGTTTTGTGTACGCTCAAAACTTGTggcacacatgaaaacacacacgggcgagaaagtgttgagttgcagtgtgtgtggtgaaagattctcttctaagaaccagtgtaagaaacacaagtgtgctggtgagaacagcagcagcaaatga